One stretch of Enterobacter sp. RHBSTW-00994 DNA includes these proteins:
- a CDS encoding ABC transporter substrate-binding protein has protein sequence MKKVLLSAAISATLGLTALPSMAKDVDLRMSWWGGNGRHQVTLKALEEFHKLNPDITVKAEYTGWDGHLSRLTTQIAGGTEPDVMQTNWNWLPIFSKNGDGFYDLNKMKDVIDLTQFDPKELQSTTVNGKLNGIPISVTARVFYFNDETWKKAGVEYPKTWDELMAAGKAFESKLGKQYYPVVLEHQDTLALLNSYMIQKYNIPAVDEQAKKFSYSKEQWVEFFQTYKKLVDSHVMPDTKYYASFGKSNMYEMKPWIQGEWGGTYMWNSTINKYSDNLKPPAKLELGNYPMLPGATDAGLFFKPAQMLSIGKSTKNPEAAAKVINFLLNSKEGVDTLGLERGVPLSKAAVQFLTEDGTIKESDPSVAGLRLAQSLPAKLSVSPYFDDPQIVAQFGTSLQYIDYGQKTVEETAADFQRQAERILKRAMR, from the coding sequence GCCATCGATGGCGAAAGATGTTGATTTACGTATGTCCTGGTGGGGGGGCAATGGCCGCCATCAGGTGACGCTGAAGGCGTTAGAAGAGTTCCACAAACTGAATCCGGATATTACCGTGAAAGCGGAATACACCGGCTGGGACGGTCACCTTTCCCGTCTGACCACCCAGATTGCGGGCGGTACTGAGCCAGACGTGATGCAAACCAACTGGAACTGGTTGCCGATCTTCTCGAAAAACGGTGACGGCTTCTACGACCTGAACAAAATGAAAGATGTGATCGACCTGACGCAGTTCGATCCCAAAGAACTTCAGTCCACCACCGTTAACGGCAAACTGAACGGGATCCCGATTTCAGTCACCGCACGCGTCTTCTATTTCAACGATGAAACCTGGAAGAAAGCGGGCGTTGAATACCCGAAAACCTGGGATGAGCTGATGGCGGCGGGTAAAGCGTTCGAAAGCAAACTCGGCAAACAGTACTACCCTGTTGTCCTGGAGCACCAGGACACACTGGCGCTGCTGAACTCTTATATGATTCAGAAGTACAACATTCCGGCGGTTGATGAGCAGGCGAAGAAATTCTCGTACAGCAAAGAGCAGTGGGTGGAGTTCTTCCAGACATACAAAAAACTGGTTGATAGCCACGTCATGCCAGACACCAAGTACTATGCGTCGTTTGGTAAGAGCAACATGTACGAAATGAAACCGTGGATCCAGGGTGAATGGGGCGGTACGTACATGTGGAACTCCACCATTAACAAGTACTCCGATAACCTGAAGCCACCAGCCAAACTGGAACTGGGTAACTACCCAATGCTGCCGGGTGCGACGGACGCAGGTCTGTTCTTTAAACCTGCCCAGATGCTCTCGATTGGTAAATCCACCAAAAACCCAGAAGCAGCGGCCAAAGTCATTAACTTCCTGCTGAACAGCAAAGAAGGGGTTGATACGCTGGGCCTTGAGCGTGGTGTTCCACTGAGTAAAGCAGCAGTGCAATTCCTGACGGAAGACGGCACGATCAAAGAGAGCGACCCGTCTGTTGCCGGTCTGCGCCTGGCACAGTCCCTGCCAGCCAAATTGTCCGTATCGCCTTACTTTGATGACCCGCAGATCGTCGCGCAGTTTGGTACTTCTCTGCAGTACATCGACTATGGCCAGAAAACGGTAGAAGAGACCGCAGCAGACTTCCAGCGTCAGGCTGAACGTATCCTGAAACGAGCAATGCGCTAA
- a CDS encoding oligogalacturonate lyase family protein, translating into MKGKIIPLNFRTRLDSETGHEVIRMTPPHIICHRNYFYQKCFTRDGSKLIFGGAFEGHWNYYLLDIAQQQATQLTDGAGDNTFGGFLSADDQSLWYVKNNRELRLVDLASFEERIVYEVDDEWVAYGTWVANTDCTRLVGIEIKKSDWQPLTDWSKFRAFYFTQPECRLINIDLRTGERRVMLQEKRWLGHPLYRPFDDNTVAFCHEGPRDAIDARMWLINEDGSNVRKVRQHAPGESFTHEFWVPDGSALYYVTHKENDPQRYLFSANPQTLENRQLMAIPPCSHLMSNHDGSLIVGDGAPHNTGDISLNDPFIWVFDIRAGTQKAICQHNTSWKVLDGDRQVTHPHPSFSPDNKWVLYTSDEEGMPALYLCAV; encoded by the coding sequence ATGAAAGGCAAAATCATCCCGCTGAATTTTCGCACACGCCTGGACAGTGAAACCGGACACGAAGTGATACGGATGACGCCCCCGCACATTATTTGTCACCGTAACTACTTCTATCAAAAATGTTTTACCCGCGATGGCAGCAAACTGATTTTTGGCGGTGCGTTTGAAGGGCACTGGAATTACTACCTGCTGGATATTGCGCAGCAACAGGCGACCCAACTGACCGACGGTGCAGGCGATAATACCTTTGGCGGTTTTTTATCGGCTGACGACCAGTCCCTGTGGTACGTCAAAAATAACCGTGAACTGAGACTCGTCGATCTTGCCTCGTTCGAAGAACGGATTGTGTACGAGGTCGATGACGAGTGGGTGGCTTACGGAACCTGGGTCGCAAACACCGACTGTACCCGGCTGGTCGGTATCGAAATCAAGAAAAGTGACTGGCAGCCGCTCACCGACTGGAGCAAATTCCGCGCCTTTTACTTTACGCAACCCGAATGCCGCCTCATCAATATTGATTTACGGACAGGTGAAAGACGCGTGATGTTGCAGGAAAAACGCTGGCTCGGACACCCTCTCTATCGCCCGTTTGACGATAATACCGTCGCCTTTTGCCATGAAGGGCCGCGTGATGCGATCGACGCCCGTATGTGGCTGATTAATGAAGATGGCAGCAACGTGCGCAAAGTTCGTCAGCACGCGCCGGGTGAAAGCTTTACCCATGAGTTCTGGGTTCCGGATGGTTCCGCACTTTATTACGTTACCCACAAGGAAAACGATCCACAACGCTATCTGTTCAGTGCCAATCCGCAAACACTGGAGAACCGCCAGTTGATGGCTATTCCGCCTTGCTCTCACCTGATGAGTAACCACGACGGCTCGCTGATTGTTGGCGACGGTGCGCCGCACAACACCGGCGATATTAGCCTGAACGATCCGTTTATCTGGGTATTTGATATTCGTGCGGGAACGCAGAAAGCGATTTGCCAGCACAACACCAGCTGGAAAGTGCTGGATGGCGACCGCCAGGTGACGCATCCCCATCCGTCGTTCTCGCCGGATAACAAATGGGTTCTGTATACATCTGATGAAGAAGGAATGCCTGCACTTTACCTGTGTGCGGTCTGA
- a CDS encoding sugar porter family MFS transporter, with protein MTSINDSTLMPGAVRDTRRMNQFVSIAAAVAGLLFGLDIGVIAGALPFITDHFTLSSRLQEWVVSSMMLGAAIGALFNGWLSFRLGRKYSLMVGAILFVAGSLGSAFATGIELLLLSRVLLGVAVGIASYTAPLYLSEMASENVRGKMISMYQLMVTLGIVLAFLSDTWFSYTGNWRAMLGVLALPALVLMVLVVFLPNSPRWLAQKGRHVEAEEVLRMLRDTSEKARDELNEIRESLKLKQGGWALFKVNRNVRRAVFLGMLLQAMQQFTGMNIIMYYAPRIFKMAGFTTTEQQMIATLVVGLTFMFATFIAVFTVDKAGRKPALKIGFSVMALGTLILGYCLMQFDNGTASSGLSWLSVGMTMMCIAGYAMSAAPVVWILCSEIQPLKCRDFGITCSTTTNWVSNMIIGATFLTLLDSIGAAGTFWLYTVLNIAFIGVTFWLIPETKGVTLEHIERKLMAGEKLRDIGV; from the coding sequence ATGACATCTATAAATGACTCTACCCTTATGCCAGGTGCAGTGCGCGACACCCGACGTATGAACCAGTTCGTCTCTATCGCGGCAGCGGTGGCAGGCTTGTTGTTTGGGCTGGATATCGGTGTGATTGCCGGTGCATTACCCTTTATTACCGATCACTTTACCCTCAGTAGCCGCCTGCAGGAGTGGGTGGTCAGTAGCATGATGCTGGGGGCCGCCATAGGGGCGCTGTTCAACGGCTGGCTCTCTTTCCGGCTGGGACGTAAATACAGCCTGATGGTCGGGGCGATTTTGTTTGTTGCGGGCTCACTGGGCTCCGCTTTCGCCACGGGTATCGAACTATTACTGCTTTCCCGCGTGCTGCTCGGGGTCGCCGTGGGGATTGCGTCATACACTGCGCCGCTGTATCTCTCCGAAATGGCCAGTGAAAATGTACGCGGCAAAATGATCAGTATGTATCAGCTGATGGTGACGCTCGGTATCGTGCTGGCATTTCTGTCAGATACCTGGTTTAGCTACACCGGTAACTGGCGGGCTATGCTTGGCGTGCTGGCACTTCCCGCCCTGGTGCTGATGGTTCTGGTGGTTTTCCTGCCGAACAGCCCACGCTGGCTGGCGCAAAAAGGACGTCATGTGGAGGCGGAAGAGGTCTTGCGGATGTTGCGTGATACCTCTGAGAAAGCACGTGACGAGCTGAATGAAATCCGCGAAAGCCTGAAGCTGAAGCAGGGGGGGTGGGCGCTCTTTAAGGTGAACCGCAACGTGCGTCGGGCGGTGTTCCTCGGCATGTTGTTGCAGGCAATGCAGCAGTTTACCGGGATGAACATCATCATGTATTACGCGCCGCGCATCTTCAAAATGGCGGGTTTCACCACGACGGAGCAGCAGATGATTGCCACTCTGGTGGTTGGGCTGACCTTTATGTTCGCCACCTTTATTGCGGTGTTCACGGTAGATAAAGCGGGGCGTAAACCCGCGCTGAAAATTGGTTTTAGCGTAATGGCGCTGGGGACGTTGATCCTGGGCTATTGCCTGATGCAGTTCGATAATGGCACAGCGTCGAGCGGTCTTTCATGGCTCTCCGTTGGTATGACCATGATGTGTATTGCCGGCTATGCCATGAGTGCCGCACCTGTCGTGTGGATCTTGTGTTCCGAAATTCAGCCACTGAAATGCCGTGACTTCGGTATCACCTGTTCCACTACCACGAACTGGGTGTCGAACATGATCATTGGCGCGACGTTCCTCACCTTGCTGGATTCGATTGGCGCAGCGGGAACCTTCTGGCTCTATACCGTTCTGAATATCGCGTTTATTGGCGTCACGTTCTGGCTTATTCCTGAAACTAAAGGTGTCACGCTGGAGCACATTGAACGCAAGCTGATGGCGGGAGAGAAGTTGCGTGATATCGGCGTGTAA
- the kduD gene encoding 2-dehydro-3-deoxy-D-gluconate 5-dehydrogenase KduD, whose translation MILDAFSLQGKVAVVSGCDTGLGQGMALGLAEAGCDIVGINIVEPTETIERVTALGRRFLSLTADLRKIDVIPELLDRAVAEFGHIDILVNNAGLIRREDAINFSERDWDDVMNLNIKSVFFMSQAAAKHFIAQGNGGKIINIASMLSFQGGIRVPSYTASKSAVMGVTRLLANEWAQHSINVNAIAPGYMATNNTQQLRADEERSAAILDRIPAGRWGLPDDLKGPIVFLASPASDYINGYTVAVDGGWLAR comes from the coding sequence ATGATTCTGGATGCATTCTCTCTGCAAGGTAAAGTGGCTGTCGTTTCTGGTTGTGATACCGGTCTGGGCCAGGGTATGGCGTTAGGTCTGGCGGAAGCGGGCTGTGATATTGTTGGCATCAACATTGTTGAGCCGACTGAAACTATTGAGCGTGTCACTGCGCTGGGCCGCCGTTTTCTGAGCCTGACCGCTGACCTGCGTAAAATTGATGTGATCCCTGAGCTGTTGGATCGTGCGGTGGCTGAATTTGGTCATATTGATATCCTCGTGAATAACGCCGGTCTGATCCGCCGTGAAGATGCAATCAACTTCAGTGAGCGCGACTGGGACGATGTCATGAACCTGAACATCAAGAGCGTGTTCTTCATGTCTCAGGCGGCGGCGAAGCATTTCATCGCGCAGGGCAACGGCGGCAAGATCATTAATATCGCTTCCATGCTCTCCTTCCAGGGTGGCATCCGTGTACCGTCTTATACTGCGTCGAAAAGCGCTGTGATGGGCGTAACTCGTCTGCTGGCGAATGAATGGGCACAGCACAGCATCAACGTCAACGCAATTGCACCGGGTTACATGGCGACCAATAACACCCAGCAACTGCGTGCGGATGAAGAGCGTAGTGCGGCGATCCTCGACCGTATCCCGGCAGGTCGCTGGGGTCTGCCAGACGATCTGAAGGGGCCGATTGTGTTCCTCGCCTCACCAGCATCCGATTACATCAATGGTTATACCGTCGCGGTGGATGGTGGCTGGCTGGCGCGCTAA
- the kduI gene encoding 5-dehydro-4-deoxy-D-glucuronate isomerase, whose product MDVRQSIHSAHAKTLDTQALRNEFLVEKVFEADAYTMVYSHIDRIIVGGIMPVAKMVSVGGEVGKQLGVSDFLERRELGVINIGGPGTITVDGHCYEIGHRDALYVGKGAKEVIFASIDSGKPAKFYYNCAPAHTAYPTKKVTPADVSPVTLGDNLTSNRRTINKYFVPDVLETCQLSMGLTELEPGNLWNTMPCHTHERRMEVYFYFNMEEDACVFHMMGQPQETRHIVMHNEQAVISPSWSIHSGVGTRAYTFIWGMVGENQVFDDMDHVAVKDLR is encoded by the coding sequence GTGGACGTCAGACAAAGCATCCACAGCGCGCATGCTAAGACGCTGGATACCCAGGCACTGCGCAATGAGTTTTTAGTTGAAAAGGTGTTTGAAGCCGATGCTTACACCATGGTGTATAGCCACATTGACCGCATCATCGTTGGCGGCATTATGCCGGTGGCAAAAATGGTCTCTGTAGGCGGTGAAGTGGGCAAACAGCTGGGCGTGAGTGACTTCCTGGAACGCCGTGAACTGGGTGTGATAAACATTGGTGGCCCAGGCACAATCACCGTTGACGGCCACTGTTATGAAATCGGTCATCGCGATGCGTTGTATGTCGGTAAAGGGGCAAAAGAGGTGATCTTTGCCAGTATCGATAGCGGTAAGCCCGCTAAGTTTTACTACAACTGCGCACCAGCCCACACCGCTTATCCAACCAAAAAAGTGACTCCAGCGGATGTTTCACCGGTCACGCTGGGCGATAACCTCACCAGCAACCGTCGCACCATCAACAAATACTTTGTTCCGGATGTGCTGGAAACTTGCCAGCTCAGCATGGGGCTGACCGAGCTTGAGCCGGGCAACCTGTGGAACACCATGCCGTGCCACACCCACGAGCGTCGCATGGAAGTCTATTTCTACTTCAACATGGAAGAGGACGCCTGCGTGTTCCATATGATGGGGCAGCCGCAGGAAACGCGTCATATCGTGATGCACAACGAGCAGGCCGTGATTTCTCCAAGCTGGTCAATTCACTCAGGCGTGGGAACCCGCGCCTATACCTTCATCTGGGGTATGGTCGGTGAAAACCAGGTCTTTGATGACATGGACCACGTCGCTGTTAAAGATCTGCGCTAG